The Desulfomicrobium orale DSM 12838 genome includes a window with the following:
- the mqnE gene encoding aminofutalosine synthase MqnE: MTTSTEAVRRRLAGLKPGERIDPGFALEAARTASVHELGEAALRQRRARHGDRAYYVYNQHLNYTNICRNQCRFCAYFKRKGEDGGYAYTLDQIREELQARKNQPVREIHIVGGLNPDLPYQYYLDMLSLCREIRPQAVIKAFTAVEVAHFADTQGLDEATVLEDMRRAGLDILPGGGAEVFAPAMRAKLCPEKISGERWLRIHGLAHGMGMRTNCTMLFGHVESWEDRIHHLERLRELEDESPGFVCFIPLAYQPRNNELAAAGPTGEDYLRMISLSRIFLDNIPHIKAYWVFVGIKAAQMALWAGADDFDGTIVEEKIGHAAGADSPTGLTIDELVRVITATGFTPVQRDTFFQEV, from the coding sequence ATGACCACAAGCACGGAAGCGGTCAGGCGTCGTCTGGCCGGACTCAAGCCCGGCGAAAGGATAGACCCCGGCTTCGCCCTGGAGGCGGCCCGGACGGCCTCGGTGCACGAACTGGGCGAGGCGGCCCTGCGCCAGCGCCGGGCGCGGCACGGCGACAGAGCCTACTACGTCTACAACCAGCATCTGAACTATACCAACATCTGCCGCAATCAGTGCCGGTTCTGCGCCTATTTCAAACGCAAGGGCGAAGACGGCGGATACGCTTACACCCTGGACCAGATCCGGGAAGAGCTGCAGGCCCGCAAAAACCAGCCCGTGCGGGAAATACACATCGTCGGCGGGCTCAATCCCGACCTGCCCTATCAGTACTATCTGGACATGCTGTCCCTGTGCCGGGAAATCCGCCCCCAGGCCGTGATCAAGGCCTTCACCGCGGTGGAGGTGGCTCATTTCGCCGATACCCAAGGTCTGGACGAAGCCACCGTTCTGGAAGACATGCGCCGGGCCGGGCTGGACATTCTGCCCGGCGGCGGAGCGGAAGTCTTCGCCCCGGCCATGCGGGCGAAGCTCTGCCCGGAAAAAATCAGCGGGGAGCGCTGGCTGCGCATCCACGGTCTGGCGCACGGCATGGGCATGCGGACCAACTGTACCATGCTCTTCGGCCACGTTGAATCCTGGGAAGACCGCATACACCATCTGGAACGCCTGCGCGAGCTGGAAGACGAAAGCCCGGGCTTCGTCTGCTTCATTCCCCTGGCCTATCAGCCCCGCAACAATGAGCTGGCGGCAGCCGGCCCCACGGGCGAGGACTACCTGCGCATGATTTCCCTGTCCCGGATTTTCCTCGACAACATCCCTCACATCAAGGCGTACTGGGTCTTTGTGGGCATCAAGGCGGCCCAGATGGCCCTGTGGGCCGGGGCTGACGATTTCGACGGCACCATCGTGGAAGAGAAGATCGGCCACGCCGCCGGGGCGGATTCACCCACAGGGCTGACCATCGACGAACTGGTCCGGGTCATCACGGCCACGGGCTTCACCCCGGTCCAGCGGGACACGTTCTTTCAGGAAGTGTGA
- a CDS encoding sodium-dependent transporter produces the protein MSQNTRDGFTSTFGVLVATLGSAVGLGNIWKFPALTGTNGGAGFLLVYLLATLLVGLPVMIAETMIGRAARGDAVTSFDRLAPPNQKGWIAVGWMGFLAAFLILAFYSDVAGWVYAYIFKAMSGSIATTDPKAAEAIFGELVSDPMTSLFWQWVVLGVACCIIMFGVSKGIEAVTRRLMPLLFLLLVVLCVRSLTLSGAEQGLAFLFRPDLSKITPTAILTALGLAFFKLSIGMGTMLTYGSYFRPDQNIPATAMRVMLADLTVSLLAGMAIFPSVFAFGFEPAAGPSLVFMTIPAVFTSMPGGTVFMTIFFILTAIASLGAILSLLEVPVAILSERFHVNRKAASLMATVGIGLLGVPATLSFGVLKDFTIGGLNSFDLFDFLSSNALMPLGGILLCLFVGWVYGPQRTEQQLTNHGALTNRNQVRAIFFLLRYLTPLLIILVLLHGLKVI, from the coding sequence ATGTCACAAAATACCCGAGACGGCTTTACCAGTACCTTCGGCGTGCTGGTGGCCACTCTGGGCTCCGCCGTGGGCCTGGGCAATATCTGGAAATTTCCGGCCCTGACGGGCACCAACGGCGGCGCAGGTTTTCTGCTCGTCTACCTTTTGGCTACCCTGCTGGTGGGCCTGCCGGTAATGATCGCCGAAACCATGATCGGCCGCGCAGCCCGTGGCGACGCAGTGACGTCCTTTGATCGTCTCGCGCCGCCGAATCAGAAAGGCTGGATAGCCGTGGGCTGGATGGGCTTTCTGGCGGCATTTCTGATTCTGGCCTTTTATTCGGACGTGGCCGGGTGGGTCTATGCCTACATTTTCAAGGCCATGTCCGGGAGCATCGCCACGACCGATCCCAAAGCGGCCGAAGCCATTTTCGGAGAGCTGGTGTCCGATCCGATGACTTCCCTGTTCTGGCAGTGGGTGGTGCTGGGCGTGGCCTGCTGCATCATCATGTTCGGCGTGTCCAAGGGGATCGAGGCCGTCACCCGGCGTCTGATGCCGCTTCTGTTCCTGCTGCTCGTCGTGCTGTGCGTGCGCAGCCTGACTCTGTCCGGAGCGGAGCAGGGCCTGGCTTTTCTGTTCCGTCCCGATCTTTCCAAGATCACGCCCACGGCCATCCTGACCGCTCTGGGTCTGGCCTTCTTCAAACTGTCCATCGGCATGGGCACCATGCTCACCTACGGCAGCTACTTCCGTCCCGACCAGAACATCCCGGCCACGGCCATGCGGGTCATGCTGGCCGACCTGACTGTGTCCCTTCTGGCCGGCATGGCCATTTTCCCCTCGGTTTTCGCCTTCGGCTTCGAGCCCGCGGCCGGGCCGTCGCTGGTCTTCATGACCATACCGGCGGTCTTCACATCCATGCCCGGCGGCACGGTGTTCATGACCATCTTCTTCATCCTGACGGCCATCGCCAGCCTCGGGGCCATCCTGTCCCTGCTGGAGGTGCCGGTGGCCATCCTGTCCGAACGCTTCCACGTAAACCGCAAGGCCGCCTCCCTGATGGCCACCGTGGGCATCGGTCTGCTCGGCGTGCCGGCCACATTGTCCTTCGGCGTGCTCAAGGATTTCACCATCGGCGGCCTGAACAGCTTCGATCTGTTCGATTTCCTGAGCTCCAACGCGCTCATGCCTCTGGGCGGCATTCTGCTTTGCCTGTTTGTGGGCTGGGTGTACGGGCCGCAGCGGACGGAACAGCAACTGACCAACCACGGCGCCCTGACCAACCGGAATCAGGTGCGGGCCATTTTCTTTCTGCTGCGCTACCTCACGCCGCTGCTCATCATTCTGGTGCTGCTGCACGGCCTCAAGGTCATCTGA
- a CDS encoding MFS transporter gives MLPPSPWRRAGGVPVRCGQRSRVREMFHGWKLSLLGSGGNFLLHGGLIYMMNAFTEPLAAARGWERGDIGVAMSVAALCGALSMPLLSSLSLRMSLRLLMTLGALIGGTSVIVMGQVRSLGLFTLFFSIAWVSAQAFGGVIANILAGRWFERYQGRAFGVCNIGTSLSGAVLPFVLMVLIEHSGVSTVWAIYGCTVLCMAPVCWVMVRDTPEMLGLHVDNLPGAVSLAPPPTVVVPLRRLLRTPSVYRTGLAFGCALMAGSAVMSQLKPGLVDAGFSSYPAMAFMCIAALCASLGKYLWGWLCDRYNPVTVARVLMVCNALTLSLVLLPQNVFTVAVFAVAFGTCVGGVWTTLPAVVAFHFGREYFVGVYRVVGTFVLLRAAGYLILGCSHALTGSYDAAFAVFAAMLLGCFILTLGLGKVPGEGMRPAG, from the coding sequence ATGCTCCCTCCCTCGCCGTGGCGGCGGGCCGGAGGTGTGCCCGTCCGTTGCGGACAAAGATCGCGGGTGCGGGAAATGTTTCATGGATGGAAGCTGAGCCTGCTGGGCTCCGGCGGCAATTTTCTGCTTCATGGCGGCCTCATCTACATGATGAACGCCTTTACGGAGCCTCTTGCGGCAGCCCGGGGCTGGGAGCGCGGCGACATCGGCGTGGCCATGTCCGTGGCCGCCCTGTGCGGCGCGCTGAGCATGCCGCTGCTTTCCTCCCTGAGCCTGCGGATGAGCCTGCGCCTGCTGATGACTCTCGGCGCGCTGATCGGCGGGACGAGTGTCATCGTCATGGGACAGGTGCGTTCGCTTGGCCTGTTCACGCTGTTTTTTTCCATTGCCTGGGTCAGTGCGCAGGCTTTCGGCGGGGTCATCGCCAACATTCTGGCGGGCAGGTGGTTCGAGCGCTACCAGGGCCGGGCCTTCGGCGTCTGCAACATAGGCACGTCCCTGTCCGGGGCGGTTCTGCCCTTTGTCCTGATGGTGCTTATCGAGCATTCCGGCGTGAGCACGGTCTGGGCCATATACGGCTGCACCGTGCTGTGTATGGCTCCGGTCTGCTGGGTCATGGTCCGGGACACCCCGGAAATGCTCGGCCTGCACGTGGACAACCTGCCCGGCGCGGTGTCTCTGGCTCCTCCGCCCACCGTGGTCGTGCCCCTCCGCCGGCTCCTGCGCACTCCGTCCGTGTACCGGACAGGTCTGGCCTTCGGCTGCGCTCTGATGGCCGGAAGCGCGGTCATGAGCCAGCTCAAGCCGGGCCTAGTGGACGCGGGTTTCTCCTCCTATCCGGCCATGGCCTTCATGTGCATCGCGGCTCTGTGCGCCAGCCTGGGCAAATACCTCTGGGGCTGGCTGTGCGACCGCTACAATCCCGTGACCGTGGCCCGTGTGCTGATGGTCTGCAACGCCCTGACCCTGAGTCTGGTCCTTCTGCCGCAGAACGTGTTTACCGTGGCGGTCTTCGCCGTTGCTTTCGGCACCTGCGTGGGCGGGGTGTGGACCACCCTGCCCGCCGTGGTGGCCTTTCATTTCGGGCGGGAATATTTCGTCGGCGTGTACCGCGTGGTCGGAACCTTCGTTCTGCTCAGAGCCGCGGGGTATCTCATTCTGGGCTGTTCCCATGCTCTTACCGGCAGCTACGATGCGGCTTTTGCGGTCTTTGCCGCCATGTTGCTGGGCTGTTTCATCCTGACCCTGGGCCTGGGCAAGGTTCCGGGAGAAGGCATGCGGCCCGCAGGGTGA
- a CDS encoding phospholipase D-like domain-containing protein → MHWIGYALLAVLALGAAGHALLHKSDSRSALGWIAVCLTFPLAGPALYVLFGVNRVRRSASRLRREVGPLASGGRNLVPSPENTAAVAARPYGSSWRLEKVGHSLLGTELTAGNCIEPLINGDEAYPRMLQAIREARRSIYLVSYILGTDKLGRRFIGELHAAMQRGVDVRVLVDGLGEKYSWPTASSLLKKKGVPMALFIPPRLFPPSLHINLRNHRKILVVDGTTGFTGGMNIRQGHLLGASPRHPVTDMHFIVRGPIVEQLRETFLDDWLFATKERLVSDAVLPEAAGDCLCRAVIDGPDVPHEPLRTLLLGVISAASDSIRIMTPYFLPPKSMLSALKSACYRGVDVRIILPGRNNLPFVHWATQHILEDLIQAGITIAFQPEPFCHTKLLLIDDAYVHLGSANLDNRSLRLNFELTLEVFDRALNRALTRHFETVMAGSRMATVGELRARSLPAHMRDAFFWLFSPYL, encoded by the coding sequence GTGCCTGACGTTTCCGCTGGCGGGGCCTGCGCTCTATGTGCTGTTCGGGGTCAACCGGGTCCGCCGCAGCGCATCCCGGCTGCGGCGGGAGGTGGGCCCGCTGGCGTCCGGAGGAAGAAATCTCGTGCCGTCGCCGGAGAATACGGCGGCCGTCGCCGCCCGGCCATACGGATCATCCTGGCGTCTGGAAAAGGTGGGGCACAGTCTGTTGGGGACGGAGCTTACGGCGGGCAACTGCATCGAGCCCCTGATAAACGGAGACGAAGCCTACCCGCGCATGCTTCAGGCTATCCGCGAAGCCAGGCGGAGCATCTATCTGGTTTCCTACATTCTGGGCACGGACAAGCTGGGGCGGCGGTTCATCGGCGAGCTGCACGCCGCGATGCAGCGGGGCGTGGACGTGCGGGTACTGGTGGACGGGCTGGGCGAAAAATATTCCTGGCCCACGGCCTCCAGCCTGCTGAAAAAGAAGGGGGTTCCCATGGCCCTGTTCATCCCGCCCCGGCTTTTTCCTCCGTCTTTGCACATCAATCTGCGGAACCACCGAAAAATTCTGGTGGTGGATGGGACCACCGGATTCACGGGCGGAATGAACATAAGGCAGGGGCATCTGCTCGGGGCCAGTCCCCGTCACCCGGTGACGGACATGCATTTCATCGTGCGCGGTCCCATCGTGGAGCAACTGCGGGAGACGTTCCTGGACGACTGGTTGTTCGCCACCAAAGAGCGGCTCGTGTCGGACGCCGTTCTGCCGGAAGCAGCGGGGGACTGCCTGTGCCGGGCGGTCATCGACGGGCCGGATGTGCCTCATGAGCCGCTGAGGACCCTGCTGCTCGGCGTCATTTCCGCGGCGTCGGATTCCATCCGGATCATGACGCCCTATTTCCTGCCGCCCAAATCCATGCTCTCCGCCCTCAAATCCGCCTGCTACCGGGGCGTGGACGTGCGCATCATTCTGCCTGGCCGCAACAATCTGCCTTTCGTGCACTGGGCCACGCAGCACATTCTTGAGGATCTGATCCAGGCCGGAATCACCATCGCGTTCCAGCCGGAACCCTTCTGCCACACCAAGCTGCTCCTGATCGATGACGCCTACGTGCATCTGGGCTCGGCCAATCTGGACAACCGCAGCCTGCGGCTCAATTTCGAGCTCACGCTGGAAGTGTTCGACCGGGCGCTGAACCGGGCCCTGACCCGCCATTTCGAAACGGTCATGGCCGGAAGCAGAATGGCGACAGTGGGCGAGCTGCGCGCCCGGTCCCTGCCGGCGCACATGCGGGACGCCTTTTTCTGGCTTTTTTCACCCTATCTGTAG
- a CDS encoding 30S ribosomal protein S1 codes for MNTTQTTPESMDELMDMDFASQLENYLDSDFGDIEEGVIVSGEVVKIDETYILVDVNFKSEGQIPLDEFMENGQVAVKVGDTVDVYVVRKNEREGSIVLSRDKAKRMQVLDELEKLLESGDVVTGRIVRRIKGGYVVEIKGIEAFLPGSHVDLRPVPDMDALVNQDFEFRVLKINRRRSNVIVSRRVLLEEDRDRKRGELLTTLEEGQTVPGVVKNITEYGVFIDLGGLDGLLHITDMSWKRIRHPREMVHLGDELQLKVLSFDKEEKKVSLGLKQLVPDPWTNISEKYPEGLKLTGKVTNLVDYGAFVELEPGVEGLVHISEMSWTRKLRHPSQMVRAGDEVDVVILGVDVDRKRISLGMKQVAPNPWDLVAEKYPEGTILEAGVKNITEFGLFIGIEDGIDGLIHVSDLSWTKKIRHPNELYKVGDVVRAKVLTVDKDNEKFTLGIKQLSDDPWLDVPGRYPVGTQLTGTITNITDFGLFVEVEEGIEGLIHVSEMSKKKIKTPKEAFNEGDTIEAKVIHVSADERRLGLSLKSQEPERKRGASEFRTGQGGVVGTNLGDMFRQQMEENAEGEEE; via the coding sequence ATGAACACCACTCAAACCACGCCGGAATCCATGGACGAATTGATGGACATGGACTTCGCGTCCCAGCTCGAAAACTATCTTGATTCCGATTTCGGCGACATCGAAGAAGGAGTTATCGTTTCGGGTGAAGTCGTCAAAATTGACGAAACCTACATCCTCGTGGACGTCAATTTCAAGTCCGAAGGCCAGATTCCGCTGGATGAATTCATGGAAAACGGCCAGGTGGCGGTCAAGGTCGGCGACACCGTTGATGTATACGTCGTGCGCAAGAACGAACGCGAAGGCTCCATTGTCCTGTCCCGGGACAAGGCCAAGCGCATGCAGGTGCTGGACGAACTGGAAAAGCTGCTGGAGTCCGGCGATGTGGTCACGGGCCGCATCGTGCGCCGCATCAAGGGCGGATATGTGGTGGAGATCAAGGGCATCGAGGCCTTCCTGCCCGGCTCCCACGTGGATCTGCGCCCGGTTCCGGACATGGACGCTCTGGTCAACCAGGATTTCGAATTCCGCGTGCTGAAAATCAACCGCCGCCGCAGCAACGTCATCGTGTCCCGCCGCGTGCTGCTCGAGGAAGACCGCGACCGCAAGCGCGGCGAGCTGCTGACCACCCTCGAAGAGGGCCAGACCGTGCCCGGCGTGGTCAAGAACATCACCGAATACGGTGTGTTCATCGACCTGGGCGGTCTGGACGGCCTTCTGCACATCACCGACATGTCCTGGAAGCGCATCAGGCATCCCAGGGAAATGGTGCATCTGGGCGATGAACTGCAGCTCAAGGTGCTTTCCTTCGACAAGGAGGAAAAGAAAGTTTCCCTCGGTCTGAAGCAGCTGGTGCCCGATCCGTGGACCAATATTTCCGAAAAATACCCCGAAGGCCTCAAACTGACCGGCAAGGTCACCAATCTGGTCGACTACGGCGCCTTCGTCGAGCTGGAGCCCGGCGTGGAAGGACTGGTGCATATTTCCGAAATGTCCTGGACCCGCAAGCTCCGCCATCCGTCCCAGATGGTCCGTGCCGGAGACGAAGTGGACGTGGTCATTCTGGGCGTGGATGTGGACCGCAAGCGCATCTCTCTGGGCATGAAGCAGGTCGCCCCCAACCCGTGGGATCTGGTGGCCGAGAAATACCCCGAGGGAACCATCCTGGAAGCGGGCGTGAAGAACATCACCGAATTCGGCCTGTTCATCGGCATCGAGGACGGCATCGACGGCCTGATCCATGTTTCCGACCTGTCCTGGACCAAAAAAATCCGTCATCCCAACGAACTCTACAAGGTTGGTGATGTGGTCCGGGCCAAGGTGCTGACCGTGGACAAGGACAACGAGAAATTCACACTGGGCATCAAGCAGCTCTCCGACGACCCGTGGCTGGATGTGCCGGGCCGCTATCCCGTGGGCACGCAGCTGACGGGAACCATCACCAACATCACGGACTTCGGCCTGTTCGTGGAAGTGGAGGAAGGTATCGAGGGGCTCATCCACGTCAGCGAAATGAGTAAGAAGAAGATCAAGACCCCCAAGGAAGCTTTCAACGAGGGCGACACCATCGAGGCCAAGGTCATTCATGTCAGCGCGGACGAGCGCAGACTGGGTCTGTCCCTCAAGTCCCAGGAACCCGAACGCAAGCGCGGAGCCTCCGAATTCCGGACCGGCCAGGGCGGAGTGGTCGGCACCAATCTGGGCGACATGTTCCGCCAGCAGATGGAAGAAAACGCCGAGGGCGAGGAAGAATAG
- a CDS encoding MATE family efflux transporter gives MPDRSIYRRILQVSIPLVASLGATTVMEFTDRLFLSHYSLDAIAAATPAGIMALLPLAIFIGTAGYVSVFVAQYVGQNRCELVGRIVWQGLYVALLGSVILALLAGCAEKIFLLAGHAEAVREQEIIYFRVLCLGAGAQLLGAVLAGFFTGLGRTRAVMVANLAGMVCNIPLDYCLINGVGPFPEWGIFGAGAATVCGWLIIAAILFRAMSSREHARYRLLRDCTFRPALWLRLIRYGLPSGMEFFLDILGFTILVFAVGRLGTLELAATNIALNINSLAFMPLVGFSLGTSTLAGQALGAGRADDVPSIVRASLMLTFSYLAAMSALFLFAPEPILELFQPRDTDPATFAAVAGMGRVLLMIVVVYLFFDGVSFIIYGALKGAGDTFFVMTSRLAVVVVFMVLPLLAGAVLGFGLYYFWGVACAFLIVLALVALWRYRQGKWRDMLVVERTPEAAG, from the coding sequence ATGCCCGACCGCTCCATTTACCGCCGCATCCTGCAAGTCTCCATACCGCTGGTGGCCAGTCTGGGCGCCACCACAGTCATGGAATTCACCGACCGTCTGTTTCTGTCCCACTATTCTCTGGACGCCATTGCCGCGGCCACGCCGGCAGGCATCATGGCCCTGCTGCCCCTGGCCATCTTTATCGGCACGGCCGGATATGTGTCGGTATTTGTGGCCCAGTACGTGGGGCAGAACCGGTGCGAACTGGTGGGACGCATCGTCTGGCAGGGTCTTTACGTAGCCCTGCTGGGATCCGTGATCCTGGCCCTTCTGGCCGGATGTGCGGAAAAAATCTTCCTGCTGGCGGGGCACGCCGAGGCCGTGCGCGAGCAGGAAATCATCTATTTCCGGGTGCTCTGCCTGGGTGCCGGAGCGCAACTGCTGGGAGCGGTCCTGGCCGGTTTTTTCACCGGACTGGGGCGGACCAGGGCCGTGATGGTGGCCAATCTGGCCGGCATGGTATGCAACATCCCACTGGACTACTGCCTGATCAACGGTGTCGGCCCCTTTCCCGAATGGGGCATTTTCGGCGCCGGAGCGGCCACTGTCTGTGGCTGGCTGATTATCGCGGCGATTCTGTTCCGGGCCATGAGCAGCCGCGAACACGCCCGCTACCGGCTACTTCGGGACTGCACCTTTCGTCCGGCCCTGTGGCTGCGCCTCATCCGCTACGGCCTGCCCAGCGGCATGGAATTCTTTCTGGATATCCTGGGCTTCACCATACTCGTTTTCGCGGTGGGACGGCTCGGCACTCTGGAACTGGCCGCCACCAACATCGCTTTGAACATCAACTCTCTGGCTTTCATGCCGCTGGTGGGTTTTTCCCTGGGGACAAGCACCCTGGCCGGGCAGGCCCTGGGCGCGGGCCGGGCCGACGACGTGCCGTCCATCGTCCGGGCCAGTCTCATGCTCACCTTCAGCTATCTGGCCGCCATGTCGGCCCTTTTTCTGTTCGCGCCGGAGCCCATTCTGGAGCTCTTTCAGCCCAGGGACACCGATCCGGCCACCTTCGCGGCCGTGGCTGGCATGGGACGCGTGCTGCTCATGATTGTGGTGGTCTATCTCTTCTTCGACGGCGTGAGTTTCATCATCTACGGGGCCCTGAAAGGCGCGGGCGACACCTTTTTCGTCATGACCTCGAGGCTGGCGGTGGTCGTGGTGTTCATGGTCCTGCCCCTGCTGGCCGGAGCGGTCCTCGGTTTCGGACTGTACTACTTCTGGGGCGTGGCCTGCGCGTTTCTGATCGTGCTGGCTCTGGTGGCTCTGTGGCGGTACCGGCAGGGAAAATGGCGGGACATGCTGGTAGTGGAACGCACGCCGGAGGCCGCCGGATAG
- the alr gene encoding alanine racemase codes for MNANIWTHVRARIDLRALADNFRLIRNVASNPVPVIKSDAYGHGMPEVAQALFAAGARTMAVGTVGEGVFLKEHLPEADALSLLGPLDEADYRVACERDLLVVAGNEEQLLRLEETAKRRGTAARVALKFETGMGRLGFAPEEAEQLAETLRGLRHIRVGLICSHLSSAELPGQIEYTREQGRRFDRIMRILSGRGIVAPGSLANSGAVLAHPELHYAWQRPGISLYGGNPFHGTDWEEKGRGFRQVMEVSTRLLEVRTLRAGQAVSYGATYVASGDMRVGIVGTGYADNYPRGLSGKGWMLLHGRRVPVLGRVCMQMTAVDLSHVPEARVGDRVFLLGGGGPEHISADEMADWWGSVSYEVFCLLGKNPREYVR; via the coding sequence ATGAACGCGAACATCTGGACCCATGTGCGGGCCCGCATCGACCTGCGCGCGCTGGCGGATAATTTCCGGCTGATCAGGAATGTGGCATCCAATCCGGTGCCGGTGATCAAATCGGATGCCTATGGGCACGGCATGCCCGAGGTCGCCCAGGCGCTTTTTGCCGCGGGAGCCCGGACCATGGCCGTCGGCACGGTGGGGGAAGGCGTGTTCCTGAAGGAACACCTTCCCGAGGCGGATGCCCTGTCTCTTCTGGGCCCCCTTGACGAGGCGGACTATCGCGTGGCCTGTGAGCGGGATCTGCTCGTCGTGGCCGGGAATGAAGAACAGCTGCTGCGTCTGGAGGAAACCGCGAAACGGCGTGGTACGGCGGCGAGAGTGGCGCTCAAGTTCGAGACAGGCATGGGGCGGCTGGGCTTTGCCCCTGAAGAAGCGGAACAGCTGGCCGAAACTCTGCGCGGCCTTCGCCATATCCGCGTGGGACTTATCTGTTCGCATCTGTCTTCGGCCGAACTTCCCGGTCAGATCGAATACACCAGAGAACAGGGCCGCCGGTTCGACCGGATCATGCGCATTCTCTCCGGGCGGGGCATTGTCGCGCCGGGCAGTCTGGCCAACTCCGGGGCCGTTCTGGCGCACCCGGAGCTGCATTATGCCTGGCAGCGGCCGGGCATTTCCCTGTACGGGGGCAACCCCTTTCACGGTACGGACTGGGAGGAGAAGGGCCGGGGATTCCGGCAGGTCATGGAGGTTTCCACGCGGCTTCTGGAAGTCCGGACGCTGCGGGCCGGGCAGGCTGTAAGTTACGGGGCCACCTATGTCGCTTCCGGGGATATGCGGGTGGGGATAGTGGGTACCGGCTATGCGGACAACTATCCCCGCGGTCTTTCCGGGAAAGGCTGGATGCTTCTGCACGGCCGCAGGGTTCCCGTTCTGGGCCGGGTGTGCATGCAGATGACGGCGGTGGATCTGAGCCATGTCCCCGAGGCCCGGGTCGGGGACCGGGTTTTCCTTCTGGGCGGCGGCGGACCGGAACATATTTCCGCCGATGAGATGGCCGACTGGTGGGGAAGCGTTTCCTACGAGGTTTTCTGTCTGCTCGGAAAAAATCCGCGGGAATATGTCCGCTGA
- a CDS encoding SLC13 family permease, with amino-acid sequence MSALVTTVRVKWAASLLLPLLVYSLVDADIHPKLPLFFAITTWAVTVWALELLPTLPSSAAMTFLFVLCGVATPQVVFAPWGSFLPWLCLAALVLGDALEETGLTRRMALRLMLLVGASFRRAVIALMLTGVFMAFILPDIMCRVIIFVAIAHGLALALDLPPRSRISSALIMAGFCAATSPGYGFLTGTEMALIAMSVAEPLIGPVSWGEYALANLPFITLYCAFSVFMCTYVIPRGEHVPEEDHLEEVVRQRLQEMGPMTVQEWKLFILMVVAITGLLTQKWHGMPGTYVYAFMGMLCYLPWMGLARAENARHLNVGFIVFVVACLSMGAVAVHLGAAKWIASLLVPFMEQLSPTWSVFTAYLSSLTINFVLTPLAAVSSMSAPMVEIAQALNINPRPMLYAFLYGLDQYIFPYEYILYMYIFSTGYATARHMFLALGLRMVFAGAGILLVQVPYWSFLGLM; translated from the coding sequence ATGAGCGCTCTTGTCACGACGGTCCGCGTCAAGTGGGCGGCCAGCCTGCTTCTGCCGCTTCTGGTCTACAGTCTGGTTGACGCAGACATCCATCCCAAGCTGCCTCTCTTCTTCGCCATCACCACCTGGGCCGTGACGGTCTGGGCTCTGGAGCTTCTGCCCACCCTGCCGTCGTCCGCGGCCATGACCTTTTTGTTCGTGCTGTGCGGCGTGGCCACCCCGCAGGTGGTTTTCGCGCCCTGGGGTTCCTTTCTGCCCTGGCTCTGCCTGGCCGCTCTGGTTCTGGGAGACGCCCTGGAGGAAACGGGTCTGACCCGGCGCATGGCTCTGCGGCTCATGCTGCTGGTGGGCGCGTCTTTCCGCCGGGCCGTCATCGCGCTCATGCTCACGGGCGTGTTCATGGCCTTCATTCTGCCGGACATCATGTGCCGGGTGATCATTTTCGTGGCCATCGCCCACGGCCTGGCTCTGGCTCTCGATCTGCCGCCCCGGTCCCGTATTTCCTCGGCCCTGATCATGGCCGGATTCTGCGCCGCCACATCCCCCGGCTACGGGTTCCTGACCGGGACGGAAATGGCGCTCATCGCCATGTCCGTGGCCGAACCGCTCATCGGGCCGGTTTCCTGGGGCGAATACGCCCTGGCCAATCTGCCCTTCATCACCCTGTACTGCGCTTTTTCCGTCTTCATGTGCACATACGTCATTCCCCGCGGGGAGCACGTGCCGGAGGAGGACCATCTGGAGGAAGTGGTGCGGCAGCGCCTTCAGGAGATGGGGCCCATGACCGTTCAGGAATGGAAGCTGTTCATTCTGATGGTCGTGGCCATCACCGGCCTCTTGACCCAGAAATGGCACGGCATGCCGGGCACGTATGTGTACGCCTTCATGGGCATGCTCTGCTATCTGCCCTGGATGGGTCTGGCCAGGGCCGAGAACGCTAGGCATCTCAATGTCGGGTTCATCGTCTTCGTGGTGGCCTGCCTGAGCATGGGAGCCGTGGCCGTGCATCTGGGCGCGGCCAAGTGGATCGCCAGCCTGCTGGTGCCTTTCATGGAGCAGCTTTCGCCCACCTGGAGCGTATTCACGGCGTATCTGTCTTCCCTGACCATCAATTTCGTGCTCACGCCCCTGGCCGCCGTATCCTCCATGAGCGCGCCCATGGTGGAAATAGCCCAGGCCCTGAACATCAACCCCAGGCCCATGCTCTACGCCTTTCTGTACGGCCTTGATCAGTACATCTTCCCGTACGAATACATCCTGTACATGTACATTTTTTCCACCGGCTACGCCACGGCCCGGCACATGTTTCTGGCTCTGGGACTGCGCATGGTCTTCGCCGGCGCGGGAATTCTGCTCGTACAGGTGCCGTACTGGTCTTTTCTCGGACTCATGTAG